In one window of Drosophila ananassae strain 14024-0371.13 chromosome XR, ASM1763931v2, whole genome shotgun sequence DNA:
- the LOC6501915 gene encoding neurogenic protein mastermind isoform X1, which produces MWNQWQAASVPISAPPPTPSVPPPLPDAPPPPPPSDQGASGAAAASAPSVSTAVAAPTATVGGVSIAVNPYSSTGPATMGGAGNPYEQYTAAQYAAMTPEQQYALQHHWHQWQTYQQEYAKWHAQYGEQYKREMAAAAAANSGGATVTVAPSPVAAPAPAPVIAPAPVPTPVAPGPQAYPPGQNYYPTVATSSAPMTAGPTPPLVGPGIPGKIMAQPQLYNQPPPPPPQKSGGFNQQNMWQGPPPNMQHQQQGPNRYGNQINYNNQGMDNQGFPNLHQPPPNLHRPPPQNQNPVQQQQDNQWGNSRSPWQQGSSDNSGQGRWDGPPPLQNDITNRWSGPPPGISNNTNNDSNRVRWEPPGPLPPQVTGADKKSWMTGPPPDDQNPNRRWDGPPPSMNDLQQNQNNRQNSNRWGGNSNDEIRNKPNNFQDQRTNWGGDNSQESDGVSRNSNQGKIQQSTFTKNSSTDFVRDLAGNADNFGKRSGNFQNNYGNNFNQNQNQGGNFGGGGGKQGGPGNFASRGGGPDNFGNNNNFNQTNRRQNNRWVDNDNRNQNQNKNFNNQGCYDGDSDSGSYNNSNRGNFNQRNFNNQQNQQNSSYNQNQLWNQNQQPNRQQNPQQQPDLDEASFDRLFDQWEKQFEDWKKANANHPDREEYHRYEEEFEKQRRRIAERREQMRRRRQQAGATGGGMGQGQGSGSGPESNSSFGGAYQEGSRSDSEKPSHEERAADQFRPVQGNYNEQSQGAGSNSNKFNEPSKSRTKAFANENREYDRGNVGSTDGSYWGPPDSEPNFTPMPESSQENKNTSKPEDDNGNKPPVASVSQQTKQTASASVSSASTAVPPAKTLITGKRRQPGGDPTLTTPAKQVREEAILTISLDDDDDEEEEAECNKSQAAATPMGNIFKKSDGIPGLDLVDEEGSKNPPSLFGGVGQQEASALSKPSDQPASKNQNNESLSNALKDPDFINNLTQAVANVQEREQQQQQQKPQEQKNEDGDNFAGSDGRPLSFAEWQRKKNNGQDSKSRDSFDSSSPGGQNQASDPGKDSGKSPGPIAGPGPVQKSGSRYSPNINDPQVAGNNFMNFEGNESGCGPSAGPGPSRGMEFGPRNFGPSGQGPNFGPGGPGGPNFGPNFGPGGPGPNFGPNGPGFGFGPRSGPNFRHNGPPGYGFGFGPNFGPGPGPGPGPRGFGPRGGGFGPRRGDDFGPRRGDDFGGPPFGGPNFGPGGGSGGPRGFNGPNFLSGPNSDNNPFRRQSGPPMPNFDDDGGEGGGGGTQRGQRNFQNRSFGGGNNRKNWNDGEVPFPDEPVYRPMKVFDYSNTPTAAKVIDYGHMSADGSGPSGMPSMGSGMPDFRPVQTFEYGHASLPGSNRMPAGGGGGGVCLGGGMRGLGGGQNSIGLGGGSGHGYGQGANLAGKRKNKRKNKLQRQQGRYNIQENENQNTLPNDENRQPEDNEMEVVHQDDSSQDHGSQSNDLEDISDGEDNLTPIDCNEVDSLPSPPSMQTWSDVSDLAGNPHLPQVSVNEPVSYGRDKIFTPPPAAPPLSLFPSRATANQKLPQMVSASHLEMSVPTNENCNTITVDEVLLPPGRLTRPKRICIILRGPPGCGKSHVARLIKDKELEMGGANPRILSIDDYFIIENDYEEKCPKTGKKIPKKEILYEYDDTMEDTYMQYLLKSFKKTLSDNLYDFIIVDCNNNSLRTMNEFYCHAKDSNFVPYIVDLHCDLETCLGRNSHQRTKNDIEVVLNNWCPTPLHYIKLDVSSLLENVVEMEDVENMATDDNANASDAAPSVAVTGSDIANVEEEDDDNSADASNDCGFLKSKWECDTTEDNLARLDGTKRLMQNRKAASMADYLQLDEEWEPPRFTANGKKRVRWADIEEKRSQEKMRAIGFVVGQTDWNRMMDPHAGSRALNKTKYIERINKRR; this is translated from the exons ATGTGGAACCAATGGCAAGCGGCTTCTGTGCCTATTTCAGCGCCGCCGCCGACTCCATCGGTGCCACCTCCTCTGCCGGATGCccctcctccgccgccgccgtcGGACCAGGGAGCTTCTGGCGCAGCTGCTGCTTCAGCGCCATCCGTATCAACGGCCGTCGCAGCACCCACAGCCACCGTCGGCGGCGTCAGCATTGCCGTCAACCCTTATAGCAGCACCGGCCCGGCGACAATGGGTGGTGCTGGCAACCCCTATGAGCAGTATACGGCTGCTCAATACGCAGCGATGACTCCGGAGCAGCAGTACGCCCTCCAGCACCACTGGCACCAGTGGCAGACCTACCAGCAGGAGTACGCCAAGTGGCATGCTCAGTACGGTGAGCAG TACAAGCGCGAAATGGCTGCTGCGGCTGCAGCTAATTCAGGAGGAGCGACCGTAACTGTGGCCCCCTCACCCGTCGCCGCTCCGGCCCCCGCCCCCGTCATCGCTCCCGCACCAGTCCCAACTCCGGTTGCGCCAGGTCCTCAGGCTTATCCCCCGGGTCAAAACTATTACCCGACTGTTGCCACAAGCTCCGCTCCTATGACTGCCGGTCCAACGCCCCCCTTGGTGGGGCCCGGAATACCCGGAAAGATAATGGCTCAGCCGCAGTTGTATAACCAaccaccaccgccgccaccCCAGAAATCTGGCGGCTTTAATCAGCAGAACATGTGGCAAGGACCACCGCCAAATatgcagcaccagcagcaagGGCCGAACAGATACGGCAACCAAATTAATTACAACAACCAAGGCATGGACAACCAGGGTTTCCCCAATCTTCATCAACCACCTCCTAATTTGCACAGGCCGCCACCGCAGAACCAAAATCCCGTTCAGCAACAGCAAGACAACCAGTGGGGCAATAGCCGGTCGCCTTGGCAGCAAGGTTCATCGGATAACTCTGGCCAGGGACGCTGGGATGGCCCTCCACCGCTGCAAAACGACATTACCAATCGTTGGAGTGGACCGCCTCCTGGAATAAGTAACAACACTAACAACGATAGCAATCGTGTTCGCTGGGAGCCGCCGGGGCCACTACCGCCACAAGTTACTGGTGCAGATAAAAAAAGCTGGATGACTGGGCCACCGCCCGATGATCAAAATCCGAATCGCCGCTGGGATGGACCCCCGCCAAGCATGAACGATTTGCAGCAGAATCAGAATAACCGGCAGAACAGCAATAGGTGGGGCGGAAATTCTAATGACGAAATTAGAAACAAACCGAATAACTTTCAGGACCAACGAACCAATTGGGGAGGCGATAACAGTCAGGAGTCGGACGGCGTTTCGCGTAATTCCAACCAAGGCAAAATCCAGCAGAGCACCTTTACCAAGAACAGCTCGACTGACTTTGTGCGGGATTTAGCGGGTAACGCTGACAATTTTGGAAAACGTTCTGGAAACTTTCAAAACAACTATGGAAATAACTTTAATCAGAACCAAAACCAGGGAGGAAATTTTGGTGGCGGAGGAGGAAAACAAGGAGGTCCTGGTAACTTCGCTAGCAGAGGAGGAGGCCCTGATAATTTTGGAAATAAcaataatttcaatcaaaCCAATCGCCGCCAAAATAATCGCTGGGTTGACAACGATAATCGCaaccaaaatcaaaacaagAACTTCAATAACCAGGGATGCTACGATGGTGATAGTGATAGCGGGAGCTACAACAACTCAAACCGCGGAAACTTCAATCAGCGTAATTTCAATAATCAACAGAATCAACAGAACTCCTCGTATAATCAAAATCAACTTTGGAACCAGAACCAACAGCCAAATCGCCAGCAAAATCCGCAGCAACAGCCGGACCTAGACGAAGCCAGCTTTGATCGTCTGTTCGATCAATGGGAAAAACAGTTTGAGGATTGGAAAAAGGCCAACGCCAACCATCCGGATAGGGAGGAGTACCACAGATATGAGGAAGAGTTTGAAAAACAACGACGTCGGATTGCCGAACGAAGAGAGCAGATGCGCCGACGTCGTCAACAAGCTGGCGCAACTGGAGGCGGAATGGGACAAGGACAAGGATCTGGATCGGGGCCAGAATCAAACTCTAGTTTTGGGGGTGCCTACCAAGAAGGTTCGAGAAGCGATTCGGAGAAGCCATCACATGAAGAACGTGCCGCTGACCAGTTCAGGCCTGTTCAGGGAAATTATAATGAACAGAGTCAAGGTGCCGGCTCGAATTCAAATAAATTCAATGAACCTTCAAAAAGCAGAACTAAAGCCTTTGCAAATGAAAACCGTGAATATGACAGGGGAAATGTTGGAAGTACAGATGGAAGTTACTGGGGCCCTCCAGATTCAGAGCCAAACTTCACCCCAATGCCAGAATCCAGTCAGGAGAACAAGAACACTTCAAAACCAGAAGATGACAATGGAAACAAACCCCCTGTAGCTTCTGTTAGCCAGCAAACTAAGCAAACTGCGTCTGCATCTGTATCTTCCGCATCTACAGCAGTGCCACCTGCAAAAACTCTGATAACAGGAAAACGTCGTCAACCGGGCGGAGACCCTACTTTGACGACGCCCGCCAAACAGGTCCGAGAGGAGGCAATCCTGACCATTTCCTtggacgacgacgacgacgaggaggaggaagcCGAGTGCAATAAGAGTCAGGCTGCGGCTACGCCCatgggaaatatttttaagaaaagtgATGGCATTCCTGGCTTAGATTTGGTAGACGAGGAAGGCAGCAAGAATCCGCCTTCGCTTTTTGGAGGCGTGGGCCAACAGGAAGCGTCTGCTCTATCAAAGCCGTCAGATCAGCCAGCAAGCAAAAATCAGAACAACGAATCCCTTAGCAATGCACTTAAAGATCCCGATTTTATCAACAACCTTACTCAGGCAGTGGCCAATGTCCAGGAGCgtgagcagcaacagcagcaacaaaagcCACAGGAGCAGAAGAATGAAGATGGAGATAATTTTGCAGGCAGCGATGGGCGACCCCTGTCCTTCGCGGAGTGGCAGcggaaaaaaaacaatgggCAGGATAGTAAATCGCGGGACTCGTTTGACTCAAGTAGCCCAGGTGGGCAAAATCAAGCTTCCGATCCAGGCAAAGACTCTGGCAAGAGTCCAGGCCCAATTGCAGGTCCCGGACCTGTTCAAAAGTCTGGTTCACGATATAGTCCAAATATTAATGACCCCCAAGTGGCTGGCAACAATTTTATGAATTTCGAAGGCAACGAATCAGGATGTGGACCATCGGCGGGTCCTGGCCCTTCCCGTGGTATGGAATTTGGTCCCCGAAACTTTGGACCCAGTGGCCAGGGTCCAAACTTCGGTCCAGGTGGTCCTGGAGGGCCAAATTTTGGACCCAATTTCGGTCCAGGCGGCCCGGGTCCCAATTTCGGACCCAATGGTCCGGGATTTGGCTTCGGGCCGCGATCAGGACCTAACTTCAGGCACAACGGTCCCCCAGGCTATGGTTTTGGATTCGGACCAAATTTCGGACCGGGACCGGGTCCAGGACCAGGACCTCGCGGTTTCGGACCACGTGGAGGTGGCTTTGGACCACGACGCGGCGATGACTTTGGACCACGACGCGGTGACGACTTTGGAGGCCCACCCTTCGGAGGACCCAATTTCGGACCGGGCGGTGGTTCTGGAGGGCCGAGAGGATTTAATGGGCCTAACTTTTTGTCAGGACCCAACAGTGATAACAATCCTTTCCGACGTCAGAGCGGTCCGCCCATGCCCAACTTCGACGATGACGGCGGAgaaggtggtggtggtggtactCAGCGCGGACAGAGGAACTTTCAGAACCGGAGCTTCGGAGGAGGCAACAACCGCAAAAACTGGAATGACGG CGAGGTGCCGTTTCCTGACGAACCTGTCTACCGACCGATGAAGGTTTTCGACTACTCTAACACTCCCACTGCGGCGAAGGTGATCGACTACGGCCACATGTCGGCGGACGGCTCAGGACCAAGCGGAATGCCTAGCATGGGCTCCGGAATGCCCGATTTTCGACCAGTACAGACCTTTGAGTACGGCCATGCATCGTTGCCGGGATCGAATCGAATGcctgcaggaggaggaggaggcggagtATGTCTTGGAGGAGGAATGCGAGGATTAGGAGGAGGACAGAACTCCATAGGTTTGGGAGGAGGTTCAGGACATGGATATGGACAGGGAGCTAACTTGGCAGGCAAgcgtaaaaacaaaagaaaaaataaactgcAACGCCAACAGGGGCGCTATAACATACaggaaaatgaaaatcaaaaCACTTTGCCAAACGATGAAAACCGCCAGCCAGAG GACAATGAAATGGAAGTAGTCCATCAAGACGATTCGTCTCAGGACCATGGAAGCCAATCAAATGATCTCGAAGATATTTCCGACGGTGAAGA taATCTTACTCCAATCGACTGTAATGAGGTGGATTCACTGCCGTCGCCCCCATCTATGCAAACTTGGAGTGATGTCTCCGATCTAGCGGGAAATCCGCACCTTCCTCAAGTATCAGTAAATGAACCTGTATCTTACGGTCGGGATAAGATATTCACGCCACCTCCAGCAGCCCCGCCATTGTCTTTGTTTCCCTCAAGGGCCACTGCCAACCAGAAATTGCCCCAGATGGTCAGTGCGTCCCACTTGGAGATGAGCGTGCCGACAAACGAGAATTGCAACACTATAACCGTAGACGAAGTGCTGCTCCCGCCCGGACGCCTGACCCGTCCTAAGCGAATCTGCATCATTTTGCGGGGACCACCCGGCTGCGGCAAGTCGCATGTGGCCCGTCTGATCAAGGACAAGGAGCTGGAGATGGGCGGCGCCAATCCACGCATTCTCAGCATTGACGACTATTTTATCATTGAAAATGACTATGAAGAGAAGTGTCCCAAGACAGGGAAAAAG attccCAAAAAGGAGATCCTGTACGAGTACGACGACACCATGGAGGACACCTATATGCAGTATCTCTTGAAGTCGTTCAAAAAGACGCTGAGCGACAATTTGTACGATTTCATTATTGTGGACTGCAACAACAATTCGCTGCGCACGATGAACGAATTCTACTGCCATGCAAAAGACTCAAACTTTGTG CCCTATATTGTGGACTTGCACTGTGATCTGGAAACGTGTCTGGGAAGGAATTCGCACCAGCGCACCAAAAATGATATTGAGGTGGTGCTCAACAACTGGTGCCCCACGCCACTGCACTACATCAAACTAGACGTCAGCTCGCTGCTGGAGAACGTGGTGGAGATGGAAGACGTTGAGAACATGGCAACG GATGACAATGCCAACGCCAGCGACGCTGCTCCGTCGGTCGCAGTTACAGGCTCCGACATTGCGAATGTGGAGGAGGAAGACGATGACAACAGTGCCGATGCCTCGAACGAT TGCGGCTTCCTGAAAAGCAAGTGGGAGTGCGACACTACCGAGGACAATTTAG CCCGTTTGGATGGCACCAAGCGACTGATGCAGAACCGCAAGGCAGCCAGCATGGCGGACTACCTCCAGCTGGATGAAGAATGGGAGCCACCCAGATTCACAGCCAACGGGAAAAAGAGG GTACGCTGGGCCGACATCGAGGAAAAGCGTTCGCAGGAAAAGATGCGCGCAATCGGATTCGTAGTAGGTCAGACCGATTGGAACCGGATGATGGATCCTCATGCTGGGAGTCGGGCTTTGAACAAGACAAAATATATTGAGCGCATTAATAAGCGTCGGTAG
- the LOC6501915 gene encoding uncharacterized protein DDB_G0283357 isoform X2, producing the protein MWNQWQAASVPISAPPPTPSVPPPLPDAPPPPPPSDQGASGAAAASAPSVSTAVAAPTATVGGVSIAVNPYSSTGPATMGGAGNPYEQYTAAQYAAMTPEQQYALQHHWHQWQTYQQEYAKWHAQYGEQYKREMAAAAAANSGGATVTVAPSPVAAPAPAPVIAPAPVPTPVAPGPQAYPPGQNYYPTVATSSAPMTAGPTPPLVGPGIPGKIMAQPQLYNQPPPPPPQKSGGFNQQNMWQGPPPNMQHQQQGPNRYGNQINYNNQGMDNQGFPNLHQPPPNLHRPPPQNQNPVQQQQDNQWGNSRSPWQQGSSDNSGQGRWDGPPPLQNDITNRWSGPPPGISNNTNNDSNRVRWEPPGPLPPQVTGADKKSWMTGPPPDDQNPNRRWDGPPPSMNDLQQNQNNRQNSNRWGGNSNDEIRNKPNNFQDQRTNWGGDNSQESDGVSRNSNQGKIQQSTFTKNSSTDFVRDLAGNADNFGKRSGNFQNNYGNNFNQNQNQGGNFGGGGGKQGGPGNFASRGGGPDNFGNNNNFNQTNRRQNNRWVDNDNRNQNQNKNFNNQGCYDGDSDSGSYNNSNRGNFNQRNFNNQQNQQNSSYNQNQLWNQNQQPNRQQNPQQQPDLDEASFDRLFDQWEKQFEDWKKANANHPDREEYHRYEEEFEKQRRRIAERREQMRRRRQQAGATGGGMGQGQGSGSGPESNSSFGGAYQEGSRSDSEKPSHEERAADQFRPVQGNYNEQSQGAGSNSNKFNEPSKSRTKAFANENREYDRGNVGSTDGSYWGPPDSEPNFTPMPESSQENKNTSKPEDDNGNKPPVASVSQQTKQTASASVSSASTAVPPAKTLITGKRRQPGGDPTLTTPAKQVREEAILTISLDDDDDEEEEAECNKSQAAATPMGNIFKKSDGIPGLDLVDEEGSKNPPSLFGGVGQQEASALSKPSDQPASKNQNNESLSNALKDPDFINNLTQAVANVQEREQQQQQQKPQEQKNEDGDNFAGSDGRPLSFAEWQRKKNNGQDSKSRDSFDSSSPGGQNQASDPGKDSGKSPGPIAGPGPVQKSGSRYSPNINDPQVAGNNFMNFEGNESGCGPSAGPGPSRGMEFGPRNFGPSGQGPNFGPGGPGGPNFGPNFGPGGPGPNFGPNGPGFGFGPRSGPNFRHNGPPGYGFGFGPNFGPGPGPGPGPRGFGPRGGGFGPRRGDDFGPRRGDDFGGPPFGGPNFGPGGGSGGPRGFNGPNFLSGPNSDNNPFRRQSGPPMPNFDDDGGEGGGGGTQRGQRNFQNRSFGGGNNRKNWNDGMTMPTPATLLRRSQLQAPTLRMWRRKTMTTVPMPRTIAAS; encoded by the exons ATGTGGAACCAATGGCAAGCGGCTTCTGTGCCTATTTCAGCGCCGCCGCCGACTCCATCGGTGCCACCTCCTCTGCCGGATGCccctcctccgccgccgccgtcGGACCAGGGAGCTTCTGGCGCAGCTGCTGCTTCAGCGCCATCCGTATCAACGGCCGTCGCAGCACCCACAGCCACCGTCGGCGGCGTCAGCATTGCCGTCAACCCTTATAGCAGCACCGGCCCGGCGACAATGGGTGGTGCTGGCAACCCCTATGAGCAGTATACGGCTGCTCAATACGCAGCGATGACTCCGGAGCAGCAGTACGCCCTCCAGCACCACTGGCACCAGTGGCAGACCTACCAGCAGGAGTACGCCAAGTGGCATGCTCAGTACGGTGAGCAG TACAAGCGCGAAATGGCTGCTGCGGCTGCAGCTAATTCAGGAGGAGCGACCGTAACTGTGGCCCCCTCACCCGTCGCCGCTCCGGCCCCCGCCCCCGTCATCGCTCCCGCACCAGTCCCAACTCCGGTTGCGCCAGGTCCTCAGGCTTATCCCCCGGGTCAAAACTATTACCCGACTGTTGCCACAAGCTCCGCTCCTATGACTGCCGGTCCAACGCCCCCCTTGGTGGGGCCCGGAATACCCGGAAAGATAATGGCTCAGCCGCAGTTGTATAACCAaccaccaccgccgccaccCCAGAAATCTGGCGGCTTTAATCAGCAGAACATGTGGCAAGGACCACCGCCAAATatgcagcaccagcagcaagGGCCGAACAGATACGGCAACCAAATTAATTACAACAACCAAGGCATGGACAACCAGGGTTTCCCCAATCTTCATCAACCACCTCCTAATTTGCACAGGCCGCCACCGCAGAACCAAAATCCCGTTCAGCAACAGCAAGACAACCAGTGGGGCAATAGCCGGTCGCCTTGGCAGCAAGGTTCATCGGATAACTCTGGCCAGGGACGCTGGGATGGCCCTCCACCGCTGCAAAACGACATTACCAATCGTTGGAGTGGACCGCCTCCTGGAATAAGTAACAACACTAACAACGATAGCAATCGTGTTCGCTGGGAGCCGCCGGGGCCACTACCGCCACAAGTTACTGGTGCAGATAAAAAAAGCTGGATGACTGGGCCACCGCCCGATGATCAAAATCCGAATCGCCGCTGGGATGGACCCCCGCCAAGCATGAACGATTTGCAGCAGAATCAGAATAACCGGCAGAACAGCAATAGGTGGGGCGGAAATTCTAATGACGAAATTAGAAACAAACCGAATAACTTTCAGGACCAACGAACCAATTGGGGAGGCGATAACAGTCAGGAGTCGGACGGCGTTTCGCGTAATTCCAACCAAGGCAAAATCCAGCAGAGCACCTTTACCAAGAACAGCTCGACTGACTTTGTGCGGGATTTAGCGGGTAACGCTGACAATTTTGGAAAACGTTCTGGAAACTTTCAAAACAACTATGGAAATAACTTTAATCAGAACCAAAACCAGGGAGGAAATTTTGGTGGCGGAGGAGGAAAACAAGGAGGTCCTGGTAACTTCGCTAGCAGAGGAGGAGGCCCTGATAATTTTGGAAATAAcaataatttcaatcaaaCCAATCGCCGCCAAAATAATCGCTGGGTTGACAACGATAATCGCaaccaaaatcaaaacaagAACTTCAATAACCAGGGATGCTACGATGGTGATAGTGATAGCGGGAGCTACAACAACTCAAACCGCGGAAACTTCAATCAGCGTAATTTCAATAATCAACAGAATCAACAGAACTCCTCGTATAATCAAAATCAACTTTGGAACCAGAACCAACAGCCAAATCGCCAGCAAAATCCGCAGCAACAGCCGGACCTAGACGAAGCCAGCTTTGATCGTCTGTTCGATCAATGGGAAAAACAGTTTGAGGATTGGAAAAAGGCCAACGCCAACCATCCGGATAGGGAGGAGTACCACAGATATGAGGAAGAGTTTGAAAAACAACGACGTCGGATTGCCGAACGAAGAGAGCAGATGCGCCGACGTCGTCAACAAGCTGGCGCAACTGGAGGCGGAATGGGACAAGGACAAGGATCTGGATCGGGGCCAGAATCAAACTCTAGTTTTGGGGGTGCCTACCAAGAAGGTTCGAGAAGCGATTCGGAGAAGCCATCACATGAAGAACGTGCCGCTGACCAGTTCAGGCCTGTTCAGGGAAATTATAATGAACAGAGTCAAGGTGCCGGCTCGAATTCAAATAAATTCAATGAACCTTCAAAAAGCAGAACTAAAGCCTTTGCAAATGAAAACCGTGAATATGACAGGGGAAATGTTGGAAGTACAGATGGAAGTTACTGGGGCCCTCCAGATTCAGAGCCAAACTTCACCCCAATGCCAGAATCCAGTCAGGAGAACAAGAACACTTCAAAACCAGAAGATGACAATGGAAACAAACCCCCTGTAGCTTCTGTTAGCCAGCAAACTAAGCAAACTGCGTCTGCATCTGTATCTTCCGCATCTACAGCAGTGCCACCTGCAAAAACTCTGATAACAGGAAAACGTCGTCAACCGGGCGGAGACCCTACTTTGACGACGCCCGCCAAACAGGTCCGAGAGGAGGCAATCCTGACCATTTCCTtggacgacgacgacgacgaggaggaggaagcCGAGTGCAATAAGAGTCAGGCTGCGGCTACGCCCatgggaaatatttttaagaaaagtgATGGCATTCCTGGCTTAGATTTGGTAGACGAGGAAGGCAGCAAGAATCCGCCTTCGCTTTTTGGAGGCGTGGGCCAACAGGAAGCGTCTGCTCTATCAAAGCCGTCAGATCAGCCAGCAAGCAAAAATCAGAACAACGAATCCCTTAGCAATGCACTTAAAGATCCCGATTTTATCAACAACCTTACTCAGGCAGTGGCCAATGTCCAGGAGCgtgagcagcaacagcagcaacaaaagcCACAGGAGCAGAAGAATGAAGATGGAGATAATTTTGCAGGCAGCGATGGGCGACCCCTGTCCTTCGCGGAGTGGCAGcggaaaaaaaacaatgggCAGGATAGTAAATCGCGGGACTCGTTTGACTCAAGTAGCCCAGGTGGGCAAAATCAAGCTTCCGATCCAGGCAAAGACTCTGGCAAGAGTCCAGGCCCAATTGCAGGTCCCGGACCTGTTCAAAAGTCTGGTTCACGATATAGTCCAAATATTAATGACCCCCAAGTGGCTGGCAACAATTTTATGAATTTCGAAGGCAACGAATCAGGATGTGGACCATCGGCGGGTCCTGGCCCTTCCCGTGGTATGGAATTTGGTCCCCGAAACTTTGGACCCAGTGGCCAGGGTCCAAACTTCGGTCCAGGTGGTCCTGGAGGGCCAAATTTTGGACCCAATTTCGGTCCAGGCGGCCCGGGTCCCAATTTCGGACCCAATGGTCCGGGATTTGGCTTCGGGCCGCGATCAGGACCTAACTTCAGGCACAACGGTCCCCCAGGCTATGGTTTTGGATTCGGACCAAATTTCGGACCGGGACCGGGTCCAGGACCAGGACCTCGCGGTTTCGGACCACGTGGAGGTGGCTTTGGACCACGACGCGGCGATGACTTTGGACCACGACGCGGTGACGACTTTGGAGGCCCACCCTTCGGAGGACCCAATTTCGGACCGGGCGGTGGTTCTGGAGGGCCGAGAGGATTTAATGGGCCTAACTTTTTGTCAGGACCCAACAGTGATAACAATCCTTTCCGACGTCAGAGCGGTCCGCCCATGCCCAACTTCGACGATGACGGCGGAgaaggtggtggtggtggtactCAGCGCGGACAGAGGAACTTTCAGAACCGGAGCTTCGGAGGAGGCAACAACCGCAAAAACTGGAATGACGG GATGACAATGCCAACGCCAGCGACGCTGCTCCGTCGGTCGCAGTTACAGGCTCCGACATTGCGAATGTGGAGGAGGAAGACGATGACAACAGTGCCGATGCCTCGAACGAT TGCGGCTTCCTGA